The proteins below come from a single Aegilops tauschii subsp. strangulata cultivar AL8/78 chromosome 6, Aet v6.0, whole genome shotgun sequence genomic window:
- the LOC109770477 gene encoding uncharacterized protein, with protein sequence MQEGLSFCAIRPSKGNGGHMSAIQPSRLTMFMLLSSLLVSCGVRNASCSIVPDNSTDMFALLDFKAVTNDPTNALSSWNTGVPHCQWKGVNCSLTHPGRVTGLDLTEQNLQGQIAPSLGNLTFLRTLVLSSNGFVGELPTLNRLRRLEKLVLGKNMLQGFNPDTLTNCSNLQLLDLSLNSLTGSIPYKIGLLSSLLVLSLAGNNFSGIIPSSLQNITLLQGINLAVNHLQGSIPEELGQLSNLLLLKLGENSLTGRIPTTILNHSTLKLLDVHSNSLRMELPCNIGDTLPSLSKFFLYNNMFHGQIPDSLGNLLQLQHIDFSSNNFSGQVPSSLGRLVNLEFLKLEGNKLEANDSKSWEFLDALSNCRSLQFLSLYDNRLQGAIPNSVGNLSSGLAFLGLDGNNLSGTVPESTGNLAGLITLILAQNNLSGPIGAWIGKLKNLGKLSLSDNNFVGSIPSSIGESTQMTELYLQGNKFVGPITPSLGNLRYLSVLNLSENNLNGHIPKELFSPVSTMTTCIVSYNNLDGPIPPEISNLKQVKKLDLSSNKLSGQIPSTLGECQGLEMLLMGNNFLTGNITKFFSSLKSLSMLNLSHNNLSGFIPPELSQLSSLTQLDLSYNNLQGQIPRDGVFGNATRVSLVGNGRLCGGILGLHMPSCSAATRRKLVEYYLVRVLIPIFGFMSLVLLIYFVLTEKKRARQSHVSLSPLGQQYPKVSYNDLAEATQNFSESNLVGRGGYGSVYRGKLIQDKLEVAVKVLDLDTQGAEKSFLSECQTLRAIRHRNLVPIITACSTVDLKGSVFKALVYEFMPNGNLDSWLHQKEDGKGTKALDLTQRTCFAMNIADAIDYLHNESGRTIIHCDVKPSNILLDDDMNAHLGDFGIANFYRDSRSKLTGDSSSIGVKGTIGYIAPEYARGGCASTHGDVYSYGIVLLEMLTGKRPTDPLFVNELNIVSFVEMSFPDQILQVIDTPLQEEFEDSTETNMVTENRAYQCIFALLQVALSCTRQLPNDRMTMREAASKIRVIKTSYASGKPRDASVM encoded by the exons ATGCAAGAAGGGCTGTCCTTCTGTGCGATCCGGCCGAGCAAAG GTAACGGAGGCCATATGTCTGCCATTCAACCGTCCAGACTCACCATGTTTATGCTGCTGTCATCGCTGCTCGTGTCTTGTGGAGTTCGCAACGCCAGTTGTTCGATAGTCCCTGATAACAGCACCGACATGTTCGCGTTGCTAGACTTCAAGGCCGTCACCAATGATCCAACAAACGCCTTAAGCTCTTGGAACACTGGTGTACCCCATTGCCAGTGGAAGGGCGTTAACTGCAGCCTGACACACCCAGGGCGCGTCACGGGGCTCGATCTCACTGAGCAAAACTTGCAAGGCCAAATTGCTCCATCTCTTGGAAATCTAACCTTCCTTAGAACACTCGTTCTCTCCTCAAACGGCTTCGTAGGTGAGTTGCCCACTCTCAACCGCCTCCGTAGGCTTGAGAAACTTGTTCTCGGGAAAAACATGCTGCAGGGATTCAATCCTGATACACTTACCAATTGCTCCAACTTACAGCTCCTAGACCTTTCTTTAAACTCGCTAACGGGTTCGATCCCCTATAAAATTGGTTTACTCTCCAGCCTCTTGGTTTTGAGCCTTGCTGGAAATAATTTCAGCGGCATCATCCCATCAAGCCTGCAAAACATCACCCTTCTACAGGGAATCAACCTAGCAGTTAATCACCTCCAAGGGAGCATTCCGGAAGAGCTTGGGCAATTATCAAATTTGTTATTGCTGAAACTAGGGGAGAATAGTCTTACCGGTAGAATCCCAACAACAATTTTAAACCATTCTACTCTTAAACTTCTCGACGTGCATTCGAATTCTCTACGAATGGAATTGCCGTGTAACATTGGCGATACTCTTCCTAGCCTCTCCAAATTTTTCTTGTACAATAACATGTTTCATGGTCAAATCCCAGACTCCCTAGGTAATCTTCTACAACTACAACATATAGACTTTTCATCCAACAATTTCAGTGGCCAAGTACCTAGTTCCTTGGGGAGGCTTGTTAATCTGGAATTTTTAAAACTCGAGGGAAACAAGCTTGAAGCAAATGACAGCAAAAGCTGGGAGTTCTTAGACGCATTGAGCAATTGTAGAAGTCTGCAATTTCTCTCACTATATGATAATCGGCTGCAAGGAGCCATACCCAACTCAGTTGGAAATTTGTCGTCGGGTCTTGCATTTCTAGGATTGGATGGAAATAATTTATCGGGGACAGTTCCAGAGAGCACAGGGAACCTTGCTGGCTTAATAACTCTTATACTGGCTCAAAATAATCTATCTGGTCCAATAGGAGCATGGATTGGAAAACTCAAGAACCTAGGAAAATTAAGTCTTTCAGATAATAACTTTGTTGGGTCGATTCCATCATCAATTGGCGAATCTACTCAGATGACGGAGCTCTACCTGCAAGGAAATAAATTTGTAGGTCCCATAACACCCAGTTTAGGAAACCTTCGTTATCTGTCAGTGTTGAATCTTAGTGAAAACAATCTGAATGGTCATATTCCTAAAGAGTTATTTAGTCCAGTCTCCACAATGACCACATGTATAGTATCCTACAATAATTTAGATGGTCCAATACCTCCGGAGATTAGCAATCTTAAACAAGTCAAGAAACTGGACCTTTCATCCAACAAGCTCTCTGGCCAAATTCCTTCCACTTTGGGCGAGTGTCAGGGGTTGGAGATGCTCCTAATGGGCAACAATTTTCTAACAGGAAACATTACGAAGTTCTTTAGTAGTCTAAAGAGCTTAAGCATGCTCAATCTTTCCCATAATAATTTGTCAGGATTCATCCCACCAGAACTGAGTCAGCTGTCGTCCCTCACCCAACTGGACCTATCTTATAATAACCTACAAGGTCAAATACCAAGAGATGGAGTATTTGGAAATGCTACACGCGTCTCACTCGTTGGCAACGGGAGACTCTGTGGGGGAATATTAGGCCTACATATGCCGTCATGCTCTGCTGCCACTCGGAGAAAACTGGTGGAATATTACCTGGTCAGAGTACTGATCCCAATATTTGGCTTCATGTCACTTGTTTTGTTGATCTACTTTGTGCTCACTGAGAAGAAGAGGGCACGACAGTCACATGTCTCATTGTCCCCGCTTGGTCAGCAATACCCTAAAGTTTCTTACAACGATTTGGCTGAAGCCACACAGAACTTCTCCGAGTCCAATCTAGTAGGAAGGGGAGGCTACGGCTCTGTATATAGAGGGAAATTAATCCAAGATAAACTAGAAGTTGCTGTGAAGGTTCTTGACCTTGATACGCAAGGTGCAGAGAAAAGTTTCTTGTCAGAATGCCAAACATTGAGGGCCATCCGGCATCGGAATCTTGTTCCTATCATAACAGCCTGCTCCACAGTAGATCTCAAAGGCAGTGTTTTCAAAGCTCTAGTTTATGAGTTCATGCCTAACGGGAATTTGGACTCGTGGTTGCATCAGAAAGAGGATGGGAAGGGCACAAAAGCTTTGGACTTAACTCAAAGAACATGCTTTGCTATGAACATAGCCGACGCTATAGATTATCTGCACAATGAGAGTGGTAGAACAATTATTCATTGTGATGTGAAGCCCAGTAATATACTCCTGGATGATGATATGAACGCTCATTTGGGAGATTTCGGCATTGCGAATTTCTATCGCGATTCCAGATCCAAATTGACGGGAGATAGTAGCTCTATTGGTGTGAAGGGAACTATAGGTTACATTGCTCCCG AGTATGCTAGAGGTGGCTGTGCATCGACCCACGGCGACGTGTACAGTTATGGAATTGTACTTCTGGAGATGTTAACAGGCAAAAGGCCAACAGATCCTTTGTTTGTGAATGAACTCAACATTGTCAGCTTCGTGGAGATGAGCTTCCCTGATCAGATATTGCAAGTGATTGATACCCCCCTCCAAGAAGAATTCGAAGATAGCACTGAGACAAATATGGTAACAGAAAACAGAGCCTACCAATGCATTTTCGCTCTACTACAAGTAGCACTTTCTTGCACGCGACAACTCCCAAATGACCGAATGACCATGAGAGAAGCAGCAAGCAAAATTCGTGTAATCAAGACATCCTATGCCAGCGGAAAACCTAGGGATGCCTCAGTAATGTGA
- the LOC109770484 gene encoding uncharacterized protein, which produces MAEEPSTKRHCGETSDQSIKEEQSIKEDDVQVPGEKRDYTTKLDKVELHGKETLEVVCTSNPDTADEMLTRLFMKAGGMYPKFVGVDVEYTRDDEPPQYAAVLQLCVEELCLVYHIAAATKWPKRLKSFLQEKKLFTFAGFSIHNDKQMLKMSGLEINPEKYIDIQKNYRVPYACRKKQYDSLADVAASVIHPFYQNMKKKINRTEDHKLWGISPLPDYLIEYAAKDAYATYKAWKIIDNIKSGVEISEAQEADPYYHCHYAA; this is translated from the exons ATGGCGGAGGAGCCGTCTACCAAGCGTCACTGTGGCGAGACGTCCGACCAGAGCATCAAGGAAGAGCAGAGCATTAAGGAAGACGACGTTCAGGTCCCCGGTGAGAAGCGCGACTACACCACCAAACTTGACAAGGTGGAACTCCACGGCAAAGAGACGCTGGAGGTCGTCTGCACCAGCAATCCAGACACTGCCGACGAAATGCTCACGAGGCTCTTCATGAAAGCCGGTGGCATGTATCCTAAATTCGTCGGCGTTGATGTGGAGTATACCAGGGATGACGAACCTCCGCAGTACGCAGCAGTTCTGCAGTTATGCGTGGAGGAACTCTGCCTGGTGTACCACATCGCCGCGGCCACAAAATG GCCCAAGCGCCTCAAGAGCTTCCTCCAGGAGAAGAAGTTGTTCACCTTTGCCGGTTTCAGCATTCATAATGACAAACAGATGCTGAAGATGTCTGGTTTGGAGATCAACCCCGAAAAGTACATCGACATTCAGAAAAACTATAGAGTTCCATATGCCTGCAGAAAGAAGCAGTACGACTCCTTGGCTGATGTTGCAGCCAGCGTCATCCACCCATTTTACcaaaacatgaagaagaagatcaaCAGGACCGAAGACCATAAACTGTGGGGGATCAGCCCGCTGCCAGACTACCTCATCGAGTACGCAGCGAAGGATGCGTACGCCACCTACAAGGCTTGGAAGATAATAGACAACATCAAATCAGGTGTGGAAATTTCAGAAGCACAGGAGGCTGACCCCTACTACCACTGCCACTACGCGGCATGA